From the Methanobacterium spitsbergense genome, the window TACAACTTTTTATTTCCCATTAAGAATATATTTGAATCTTTTAAAGTATAAAGAAGCATCTTTAGGTTTGATATTCACTAATTTAGACAGTAACATCAATGTATTTAAGATATATGCAATTGCAGTTTTGATATTTGCTATAAGTAGATTCCTAGATCTTTTTAATCTAATTTCAAATTATTCTTCTATAGATAACCTGGCAACATTACTAAATATAATAACAAATGTCCTTCTTATCTATGCATTTTACAAATTGTTGGTTATAATCCAAATAGACGAAAGTATGAATAAGGAACTAAATAAACCATAGGTCACTAGATTTATTTTAATTAAAATGTCCATTAATTTATTTCATAAAATACAAATTCTATTTTCTAATTGTCACATTGTATGATTGATAGTAGGATGGACATTGGATTAAATGGAAAAGGATAAAAATATCTTTGTGATCTTATAATGTTTCTTTGATGGTTGATATAGACTAAATATGAAACATAAGACTTTACTATAAATAAACACGTTTACTCTGCCACACATCTATTTATTTATATATTAACTTTCTATTATATCATTTAATCCAGGTTAATTTTAATTTAGATAAAACATTAAAGAAAAGAATTTGTTATTTTTTAGATTGGTAATTGAAATAGAATTTAAAGCACTTTTCCTGGATTCTAATTTGCCAAATTCTACCTCTGTGATGTTTTATGATTTTTTTAATGTTACCCCAGTTAGAGAAGTACTTACTGCTATAATCTGCCTTATAATTATTATACCAATAATCAATAGGATCTAAAATTCCGCTCTTATGCATTTGATCCTACTCCTTGGATATAGATTATTGGTAAATATGATAATAAATTTTATAGCATCAATATTGACTATAAAAGAATATAATATCCATATCCTGATCATAAGAATATACTCAAAAAAAGAATAATTGGTTAAGAAATAAGATTTAAAAGGTTTAATAATTTTACAGAGTAGTTGGTAACCTAATCTATAATACTTTTTATTGTAAAAACAATTGACTTTAATATAGTATGTTGCCTGCATAATTTTACTATGTAATTGTGGCAACATTTCAATTTGTTATCTCTTCTTCATTATTAAATTAGCTTTGGATAGCGATATTCGCAAGGAACTGCAGTTTGACATTTACCACACTCAATATCTTGGATTATTTAACTCTTAGAATTTTATCCAGAACGAGAACAAGATCCATCATCTTTATCACTTTCAGTGATTGCTCAAGGTGAACACCTTTTGTGAACAAAAACTTATGATTAATGTGTTTACTTTCCAATTTTTGAAAAACTATTGACTTTGAGACAGTATTGTTGAACCTTTTACTGGTTCTAATTTGCCTATATCTTCTTGTTTATTTTTGTAATGTTGCATTATCGATTGCGTTTTGTATTTCTGAGTCATTAAATGGTTTATATATGTAACCTGATGGTTCGGTTTGCTTTGCTCTTTCAATGATTATTTTATTATGGCTTCCTGTTAAATATATAAACGGAATATTATAAAGCTCATGTATTTGTTTAGCTGTATCTATTCCATCCATTTCTCCGTTTAATTGTATATCCATTAAAACTAGATCTGGATTTGTTTTTCCAGTTTTTATGATAGCATCTTTTCCATTAAATGCTGTATCAAGTACGTAATGTCCCAAATGTTCTAATCGCATTTTTAAATCTATGGCTATTATGATTTCATCTTCTACAATTAGAATTTTTGAGTTTACCGTTTTTACACTTCCATATAATTTTAATTAATATTAATAATGTCACATATTATTATACTTTCATGTTTTTTTTGTGATATATTAGTATTCAAAATAATAAAAAAATTAGTTTAAAAATACTAATAATCATAATAGCTAACTGGATTAGTAGATAATTTATATAAATAAAATTTAAAAAAATAGAATTAATTCAAAGGTTATTCATTGATTGGGTAATGTGAAATAGAATGTTGAACCTATCCTGGTTCTGCCCAGATCTGTCCACCTTGTTGATATACAATTTTTTAGGCAATTGCCAGTCCTATCCCCGTTCCTTTATACTCTTCATGTTATGAAGTAGGGAAATATAGTGAATATCCCTTCTAAGTGTTCCGACGATATTCCAATTCCATACTCATTTACAGAAATAAATCATTAATTCTTCATCTACGATAATTATAGGGAAAGATCATAGAAAATTAATTATATAACACTAAAGAGTAAGAAAATCATCAATTATGTGCCGAATCGAAGTTCGAATTCATTTACAGTAGATCATAAAAGAATTTTAAGATTCCCTCATCACTTAATTCAATGGCGAGTATGTAAATACTAAGAAATTAAAAAATATGAAAACATTCGATTCATTCAATGATGCAGTCCCCAAATTCTGTATACAAGAGAAAGTAATAATTTTTTTAAGACCTTTCTTTATATTTCAATTCTTTAAAAATTATCTTAAATTCTGTGCCACCTTCCTTTTTAGTAAGTTCCAACTGCCCGTCCAACTGATTCACAAGGGTAGTTACCAACTGAAGACCCAAAGTTTCAGTATTTTCAATATCAATATCTTCTGAAAATCCAATTCCGTCATCAGCTATGATGAGTTCCAGTTGGTCTCTTTGGGAACTGAGTTTGACAGTTATGATTCCTTCTGATTGGGGAAATGCGTATTTGACGCTGTTAGTTACTAATTCATTGATGATTAGTCCTAAAGGTATAGCAGTGTCGATATTAATGTTAATATCTCCAATATTTAATACTGATTCAATGGTGCCTGCTTTGATTCCATAAGAATAAAATATGTCGGAGACAAGTTTCCTAATATACTCTTTGAAATTGATTTCATTGAAAGTAGGTGATTGGTAGAGTTTCTCGTGGATCATGGCCATGCTCTTCACCCGTCCCTGGCTCTCTTTCAATACGTTAATGGTTTCTTCTCCTTCCACATGCTGGGTCTGCAAATTCAACAAACTGGAGATGATCTGCATGTTGTTTTTGACCCTGTGATGGATCTCCCGGAGGAGAACTTCTTTTTCTTTGATTGTGGTTTTTAATTGGTTTTCGGCAACTTTTCTGTCGGTAAAATCACTGATAATTGCCATAATAGAGGAGATGCTCTTATCTTTGATTATGGGAGTTAAAGTTATGAACCCCCAACGAATTTTTCCATTTTTATCTCTGAATTGGGATTCGAATGGTTTTATTTGTTCTCCTTTTAATATTTGGGTTATATTTTCAACATAGACTGGTATATCTTCGGGAATTGCCAGGTCCAATTTAATAAAGTGCTTTCCAATTAATTCTTCCCGTGATAGGCCGGTTATATCGCTTGTTGCTTTATTAACATCCTGAATAATTCCATCGGTTCCAATCAGTAGGGTATAACTGGGGTCTGTTTCAAAAAGGGTATGGTATTTTTCTTCACTTTCACGTAGGGTATCTTCCATTTCTTTACGTTGTTGAATAGGGTGGGTTGTTACTACGATACCTTCAATATTAGGAACATGTATCATATTCTGAGAGATTGACTCTACATGGAGGTATTCCCCATCCGCTTTTCGAATTCTGAACTCCGTAGGAATTCCAGGATTCCGGTTTTCATAAACTTCTGCTAAATCATTCTTCACCCTCTCCAAATCATCAGGATGGATAAATTCGAGAGGACTCTTACCTATAAGTGAACCCTCAGGATAGCCAAGAATACTTTCTGATGAAGGAGAATCATAAATTATATATCCTTTTTTATCAAGGATGCGAATCAAATCAGTAGAGTTGTTAATTAACGTCCTAAATCTTTTCTCACCCTCAAGCAGATTTTTCTCTGCTTTTTTGAGTTGAGTTATGTCCATAAACATTCCAAAAAGTATATCATCTTTCAAACTAACACTTACTAACATATTAATACTTTGGCCATTCTTTCCCCGTGTTTCTAACTCGTAATCATTAACTTTACCTTCTTTTTTTAGTTTATTAAGTAATTTAATTCGATCATCCTTGTTTTTATATAATTTTATGATATTATTCTCTTTAAGCTCATCAATATTATCATAGTGGAATATCTTGGCCATAGCATCGTTGACAAATAATATGTCACCCTGTAAATTAGTTTTATAAACTCCAACAAGGGAATTATCAACCAACTCACGATAACTTTTTTCATTCTCTTTCAAAGCTTTTTCAGCCGTTTTGCGTTCGTTAATATTGTTGTAGATGGCCACTATTTTTCCATTGGGGAGTTTATATACCCAATTTTCTCTCCAACTTCCTAGATCTTTTTCATCTTTATATATGTTTTCAGGGAAATATTCTGATTTCCCTGTCTTCCAAACTCTTTGAAATACATCGAAAATTCCAAAATCTTTAACACCAAGAAATGTTTCTGTCAACTTTTTACCGATAACATCTTCTTTCTGTACGTGTTCTATATTCTCTGCAGCGGTGTTGAAATCTTTAAAAATAAAGTCTTTTCCATTGTTAACAGCTTCATAAACTGCAATACCACTATTCAAATGGTTAAACAAATCATGGTATTCATTTTCACTGTCCTGCAAAGCTTCTTCAGCTTCTTTGCGTTCTGTGATGTTTGTTATGAATGAAAAATAATGGTCAATATTCCCTTTTGTGTCTAGATGTGGGTTTACAACGAGTTCTATTGGAACAATTGAACCATCTTTTTTTATGTATTCTTTTTCGTATTGTACAGATTTTTTGGATTGTTGAAGTTCATCTAGGCATTTTTGTTCGTTTAATCTCCATTTTTCAGGAGTTAATTCCACATTCCAATTAATGGTTTTTAATTCTTCTTCTGAGTATCCAGTTAGTTTTTCAAATGCTTTATTCACAAAACCTAATTTACCATCTGGATAACCAATTCCTATACTTACAGACGCATCACGAATTATTTCTGCCTGTAATTGTTCTTTATTATGACTTTTCTTTAATTCATTTTCTGCCTGTTTTCGGTCGGTAATATCTCTTACTATAGCTTGGAGCAAATATTGGCCTTTAATTTTTAGTCTGTTTAAAGATATTTCAGTGTAAAAAGGTGTGCCATCATATTGGAGATGTTCCCATTCGAAATGTTGTGGACGGCCATCAAGAGCCTTGTTAATATATTTAATTGCCATATCTTCAGATATTTCCTTATTTGGCTGTACTTCCGGTGAAAATACTGTATAAGGTGTTTTTCCTATTAATTGTTTCTTATTAGTACCATAAATCTCTAAAGCCCTATCATTGCATTCTATGAATTTATCTCCTTCCATTAGGAGTATACCGTCAGCAGCTTGATTAAAAAGAGTACGATACTTGGTTTCACTATCTTTTAATTTATTTTTCAATTTATTTTTATAAATAGCAAGTTCTATGGCATATTTAAGTTCTGTTCGGTCGTATGGTTTGATTATATAACCATCGGGTTCTGTGAGTTTGGCTCTTTCAATTGTGGACTCTTCAGAATGAGCAGTTAAATAAATAACAGGAATATTTAGATCTTTAATCTTAGAAACAGCTTCAATACCATCAATATCACCTTTAAGAATTATATCCATCAAAATAAGATCAGGCATAATAGCTAAAGCTTTCTCTACAGCTTCCTCGCCACTGGACACAACGTATGGAACTTCATAACCAAAGGATTCCAAGGTTCGCTTAATATCCAAGGCTTCGATGTTCTCATCTTCTACTAAAAGAATTTTAACATCTGCCATTATAAATAACCTATTACCTTCTATATACAAACCCCTATTTGTTATTATAGTAAATAGATGAAAAATGATAATTAACTTATTAATTAATTTGACATTTTTGTTTGGTTTCAATAACGTGCTGTAAAGTCAGATTTTAGCTGCATATGACTCTACAAATGACATCTGAATTAGAAAATATTATATTTTAAATTCTTTCTTTGTATTTTAATTCTTTGAATGTGATTTTAAATTGTGTTGGGTGGCTTTTGTTGATTGTGATTTTTCCATCAATTTGTTCAATTAAAGTATTTACTAGTAGAAGCCCTAAGGATTCTAGTTTGTTTAAGTCAAAGTCAGCTGGTAATCCTATACCATTATCACTGATGATAAGTTCATATTTATCATCAACAGATTTAAGTGTAATGTGAATATTGCCTTTCATTTCATTGGGAAATGCATATTTTAGGCTGTTAGATATGAGTTCACTTATTATTAGTCCACATGGAACTGCAGTTTCCATATTCAAATTTACATTTTCTATTTCAAGTACTGGCTTTATTCGGGCTTCTTCTATATTATAAGAATAAAATAATTTTGAAACCAAACTTTGTATATAATCGATAAAATTGATATGGGATAAATCTTTAGATTGATAAAGTTTTTCATGTATCATAGCCATTGATCTAACACGATTCTGGCTCTCCTTTAAGATATTAACAGCTTTTTCATCATTTGTATATCTTGTCTGCAGATTTAGGAGGCTCGAAATTATTTGCATGTTATTTTTTACTCTATGATGAATCTCTCGCAGAAGGATGTTTTTTTCATTCAATGATGATTTAATTAGATTTTCAGCATTTTTACTTTTGGTGATATCAATAAGAGAAGCTAATAGCTTTTGAGTATCTGGAATAGTTACAACAGTAACCAGAATATCCTTTATATTCCCTTCTTTATCTTGACCTTTTGTTTCATATTCCCTAGGACGTTTATTTGGATCA encodes:
- a CDS encoding PAS domain S-box protein; this translates as MADVKILLVEDENIEALDIKRTLESFGYEVPYVVSSGEEAVEKALAIMPDLILMDIILKGDIDGIEAVSKIKDLNIPVIYLTAHSEESTIERAKLTEPDGYIIKPYDRTELKYAIELAIYKNKLKNKLKDSETKYRTLFNQAADGILLMEGDKFIECNDRALEIYGTNKKQLIGKTPYTVFSPEVQPNKEISEDMAIKYINKALDGRPQHFEWEHLQYDGTPFYTEISLNRLKIKGQYLLQAIVRDITDRKQAENELKKSHNKEQLQAEIIRDASVSIGIGYPDGKLGFVNKAFEKLTGYSEEELKTINWNVELTPEKWRLNEQKCLDELQQSKKSVQYEKEYIKKDGSIVPIELVVNPHLDTKGNIDHYFSFITNITERKEAEEALQDSENEYHDLFNHLNSGIAVYEAVNNGKDFIFKDFNTAAENIEHVQKEDVIGKKLTETFLGVKDFGIFDVFQRVWKTGKSEYFPENIYKDEKDLGSWRENWVYKLPNGKIVAIYNNINERKTAEKALKENEKSYRELVDNSLVGVYKTNLQGDILFVNDAMAKIFHYDNIDELKENNIIKLYKNKDDRIKLLNKLKKEGKVNDYELETRGKNGQSINMLVSVSLKDDILFGMFMDITQLKKAEKNLLEGEKRFRTLINNSTDLIRILDKKGYIIYDSPSSESILGYPEGSLIGKSPLEFIHPDDLERVKNDLAEVYENRNPGIPTEFRIRKADGEYLHVESISQNMIHVPNIEGIVVTTHPIQQRKEMEDTLRESEEKYHTLFETDPSYTLLIGTDGIIQDVNKATSDITGLSREELIGKHFIKLDLAIPEDIPVYVENITQILKGEQIKPFESQFRDKNGKIRWGFITLTPIIKDKSISSIMAIISDFTDRKVAENQLKTTIKEKEVLLREIHHRVKNNMQIISSLLNLQTQHVEGEETINVLKESQGRVKSMAMIHEKLYQSPTFNEINFKEYIRKLVSDIFYSYGIKAGTIESVLNIGDININIDTAIPLGLIINELVTNSVKYAFPQSEGIITVKLSSQRDQLELIIADDGIGFSEDIDIENTETLGLQLVTTLVNQLDGQLELTKKEGGTEFKIIFKELKYKERS
- a CDS encoding response regulator; the protein is MLIVEDEIIIAIDLKMRLEHLGHYVLDTAFNGKDAIIKTGKTNPDLVLMDIQLNGEMDGIDTAKQIHELYNIPFIYLTGSHNKIIIERAKQTEPSGYIYKPFNDSEIQNAIDNATLQK